The following proteins come from a genomic window of Lolium rigidum isolate FL_2022 chromosome 5, APGP_CSIRO_Lrig_0.1, whole genome shotgun sequence:
- the LOC124654265 gene encoding cytosolic sulfotransferase 12-like → MASKGEESATRPEYAAVPSKSTGPKDFISTLPTREGWSTPLIEYSKYWHRPYILEEILQVQDTFTPRGDDMILVTQPKCGTTWLKALAFAIINRGIQSFSDHPLLTLHPQRLVPFIEIPPPNAGHAYLDTLPSPRLLATHLPLSMLPHGMSSVGCRIVYLCRDPKDALVSRWHFENKILGKGFNMELEKAFAMFCEGVSECGPFWDHCLEYWKESQARPDKVIFLKYEEIKSDPVRAVTKLARFLGAPFSEEEESSGVPQEVVRLCSFETLTSLPVNQVGGFDRYVQGLGHVHLPSSAFFRKGVTGDWSNHLSQEMGETLDLIVQQKLEGSGLTF, encoded by the coding sequence ATGGCATCAAAGGGAGAGGAGAGTGCCACCAGGCCTGAATACGCGGCTGTTCCATCCAAATCCACAGGGCCAAAAGATTTCATTTCCACACTTCCCACAAGAGAGGGGTGGTCGACACCACTGATCGAATACAGCAAGTACTGGCATCGACCTTATATCCTTGAGGAAATCCTGCAGGTGCAGGACACCTTCACTCCCCGCGGCGACGACATGATCCTCGTCACGCAGCCCAAGTGCGGCACGACCTGGCTCAAGGCCCTCGCCTTCGCCATCATCAATCGTGGCATCCAAAGCTTCAGCGACCACCCCCTCCTCACTCTCCACCCTCAACGCCTTGTGCCATTCATTGAGATCCCTCCTCCTAACGCAGGCCATGCATATCTAGACACACTCCCTTCTCCAAGGCTCCTTGCCACACACCTGCCATTGTCGATGCTCCCACATGGAATGAGCTCGGTTGGGTGTCGGATTGTGTACCTGTGCAGAGATCCCAAAGACGCCCTGGTGTCTAGGTGGCACTTTGAAAACAAAATACTAGGAAAAGGTTTCAACATGGAGCTGGAGAAAGCTTTCGCCATGTTCTGTGAGGGGGTCTCGGAGTGTGGCCCTTTCTGGGATCACTGCCTCGAGTACTGGAAGGAGAGCCAAGCGAGGCCAGACAAGGTCATCTTCCTCAAGTATGAAGAGATCAAGTCGGATCCGGTGCGAGCTGTGACGAAGCTCGCGAGGTTCCTCGGCGCCCCGTTCAGCGAAGAGGAGGAAAGCTCTGGTGTGCCCCAGGAGGTCGTGCGGCTATGCAGCTTTGAGACGCTTACCAGCCTTCCAGTTAACCAGGTTGGTGGCTTCGATCGATATGTGCAGGGTCTTGGACATGTGCACCTGCCTAGTTCTGCCTTTTTTAGGAAGGGGGTAACAGGGGACTGGTCGAACCACCTGAGCCAAGAGATGGGCGAAACGTTGGATCTTATCGTCCAACAGAAGCTCGAAGGATCTGGGCTCACTTTTTAA
- the LOC124657331 gene encoding PTI1-like tyrosine-protein kinase 1, whose protein sequence is MCRWFCGRNFHPSQGHGEYHERENQFRSRPDEKELCRRGKRKEENGFVSKSETTKAPPPIEVPEISLDELKGKTKNFGSKALIGEGSNGRVYYAILDSGEPVAIKKLDTSSDPEHDNEFLTQLSIVSRLKHENFLQMLGYCVEGNQHVVVYEFATMGSLHDILHGRKGVLGAQPGPAKECVEDYRAKLDWMQRVKIAVDAAKGIEYLHEKVQPSIVHRDIRSSNVLLFEDYRAKLADFNLSNQSPDMAARLHSTRVLGSFGYHAPEYAMASLQSQKSDVYSFGVVLLELLTGRKPVDHTMPRGQQSLVTWAIPRLTEDRVKECVDPRLKGKYPPKGVARLAAVAALCLQYESDHRPSMSIAVKALSPPFQHKPQPSSAVAPNTTDDFCSADTSFSA, encoded by the exons ATGTGCCGGTGGTTTTGCGGCAGAAATTTTCATCCTTCACAAGGTCATGGTGAATATCATGAACGTGAAAATCAATTCCGTTCCCGCCCGGATGAGAAAGAGCTATGTAGGCGTGGGAAGAGGAAAGAAG AAAATGGCTTTGTTTCCAAAAGTGAGACAACAAAAGCACCTCCTCCCATTGAAGTACCTGAAATTTCACTTGACGAACTGAAAGGAAAGACAAAAAACTTTGGGTCAAAAGCTTTGATCGGTGAAGGTTCAAACGGGAGAGTGTATTATGCTATTCTAGACAGCGGAGAACCTGTTGCTATTAAAAAGCTTGATACTTCATCAGACCCTGAGCACGATAATGAATTTCTTACACAG CTCTCGATTGTGTCAAGATTGAAACATGAAAATTTTCTGCAAATGCTTGGCTACTGCGTGGAAGGAAATCAACATGTGGTGGTCTATGAATTTGCTACAATGGGTTCCCTACATGATATTTTGCATG GAAGGAAAGGTGTCCTTGGTGCACAGCCTGGCCCAGCGAAAGAATGTGTTGAGGACTACAGAGCAAAACTTGACTGGATGCAGCGGGTCAAAATTGCTGTAGATGCTGCTAAGGGGATTGAATATCTCCATGAGAAGGTTCAACCTTCGATAGTCCATCGGGACATACGATCTAGCAATGTCCTTCTATTTGAGGACTACAGAGCAAAACTTGCAGATTTTAATCTTTCGAATCAGTCTCCTGACATGGCTGCTCGTTTGCATTCCACCCGTGTCCTTGGAAGTTTCGGCTATCATGCTCCTGA GTATGCCATGGCTAGCCTGCAAAGTCAGAAAAGTGATGTATATAGCTTTGGAGTTGTCCTTTTAGAGCTTCTGACAGGAAGGAAACCAGTCGATCATACAATGCCTAGAGGTCAGCAGAGTCTAGTTACATGG GCAATACCTCGTTTGACTGAGGATAGAGTGAAAGAATGTGTTGACCCCAGGTTGAAGGGCAAGTATCCCCCAAAAGGCGTTGCTAGG CTTGCAGCGGTGGCAGCGCTCTGCTTGCAGTACGAATCAGATCATAGGCCTAGCATGAGCATTGCCGTCAAGGCACTCTCTCCCCCTTTTCAGCATAAACCTCAACCTTCATCAGCTGTTGCGCCTAATACAACAGATGACTTTTGTAGTGCCGATACATCCTTTTCAGCATGA
- the LOC124657332 gene encoding U11/U12 small nuclear ribonucleoprotein 35 kDa protein-like, translated as MRVSGSGGGNAGAVFYADKYHPIQAGSIDGTDVAPHDNAVLRALLCSTAGLYDPFGDPKAAGDPYCTVFVGHLSRLTDDETLRKAMGRYGKVKSMRLVRDIVTGASRGYAFVEYETDREMRRAYEDAHHSIIDGSEVIVDYYRQQLMPGWIPRRLGGGLGGKKESGQLRFGGRERPFRAPLRPIPYDELKKLGIPPPPEGRYMTRFQVPPPPRRKGGNVDREESPPPRRRSKDRADSTYRRKSPTEDEGSPRRRKSSRDHREESQSRIRSSTYREASTHSRQRSPTEDDSDHRKKRSRREHGDIRSYDRHVSAAEDDRDHHKKHRRSREHRDISSHRRQRSPTEDDGYHHRKSRRRSREPGDISSPSRQRSPAEYDSSHSKQRSREPGEVSPGNEDDRVRGGRTSTEAGRSPRHRSHWAQRHYGEQTHDDGGSSRSRDDGRRSHGDRARSRRSESQDYSH; from the exons atGAGAGTCAGCGGAAGCGGCGGCGGGAACGCCGGCGCGGTGTTCTACGCGGACAAGTACCACCCGATCCAGGCGGGCAGCATCGACGGCACGGACGTCGCCCCCCACGACAACGCCGTCCTCCGCGCCCTCCTCTGCTCCACCGCCGGCCTCT ATGATCCGTTCGGGGACCCCAAGGCCGCCGGCGACCCCTACTGCACGGTGTTCGTCGGGCACCTCTCCCGCCTCACCGACGACGAGACGCTCCGGAAG GCGATGGGCAGGTACGGGAAGGTGAAGAGCATGCGACTGGTGCGGGATATTG TTACTGGTGCTTCTCGTGGCTATGCATTTGTGGAGTATGAAACGGACAGGGAGATGCGTCGTGCCTACGAG GATGCACACCATTCCATTATTGATGGCAGTGAAGTGATTGTAGACTACTACAGGCAGCAACTTATGCCTGGATGGATTCCAAGGAGGCTAG GTGGAGGCCTTGGAGGAAAGAAAGAATCTGGCCAGCTTCGATTTGGAGGTCGTGAGAGGCCATTTCGTGCTCCCTT GCGGCCTATTCCTTATGACGAACTGAAAAAGCTTGGGATCCCACCACCACCTGAAGGGCGATATATGACACGTTTTCAG GTTCCCCCACCACCGAGACGAAAAGGTGGAAACGTTGACAGGGAAGAGTCGCCACCTCCTAGGAGAAGATCCAAGGACAGGGCTGATAGCACCTACAGAAGGAAAAGTCCAACCGAAGACGAAGGCAGCCCCCGCAGGCGCAAAAGCAGCCGTGACCACAGGGAAGAATCACAAAGTAGGATAAGATCATCTACTTATAGGGAGGCCAGCACTCACAGTAGGCAGAGAAGCCCGACCGAAGACGACAGCGACCATCGCAAGAAGAGAAGCCGACGAGAGCATGGAGATATCAGGAGCTATGATAGGCATGTAAGTGCAGCCGAAGACGACAGAGATCATCATAAGAAGCATAGAAGAAGCCGAGAGCACAGAGATATCAGCAGCCACAGGAGGCAGAGAAGTCCAACCGAAGACGACGGTTATCATCATCGCAAGAGTAGAAGAAGAAGCCGGGAGCCTGGAGATATCAGCAGCCCCAGTAGGCAGAGAAGCCCTGCCGAATATGACAGCAGCCATAGCAAGCAGAGGAGCCGAGAGCCCGGAGAGGTGTCTCCAGGCAACGAGGATGACAGGGTCAGAGGAGGAAGAACCTCGACGGAAGCTGGCCGCAGCCCTCGTCATCGATCTCATTGGGCGCAGAGGCATTACGGCGAGCAGACACATGatgatggcggcagcagccgttCCCGGGACGATGGTCGCCGTAGTCACGGTGACCGTGCTCGGTCCAGGAGATCCGAGAGCCAAGATTACAGCCACTAG
- the LOC124657333 gene encoding uncharacterized protein LOC124657333, translating to MGRKQRNGKRTSARLVGAICKCKAKLAATERRLRKLKSASSSSTWTTPKKGRLKVNFDGSSMSKSSSIGGVVRDHRGNFILGYAQRIDKATSSVAELLALKRGLELAVKNRWRNISIEGDFKTAVDAIASRARIRAKKDLGQWRKIAGLLPRLGKTTVSHVVRKGNKVAHGFAKLGYEEAAMRQRVWRDVPPEEVLQYLERDAQRKYSLRAEI from the coding sequence ATGGGGCGCAAGCAGCGCAACGGCAAACGCACATCGGCCCGCCTCGTCGGTGCGATCTGCAAGTGCAAGGCGAAGCTGGCGGCGACAGAGCGCAGGCTGCGGAAGCTgaagagcgcctcgtcgtcgagcACATGGACTACCCCGAAGAAGGGCCGGCTGAAGGTCAACTTCGACGGGTCGTCCATGTCCAAGAGCTCCAGCATCGGGGGAGTCGTCCGCGACCACAGGGGAAATTTCATCCTGGGCTACGCACAGCGTATCGACAAGGCGACGAGCTCCGTGGCCGAGCTCCTTGCGCTCAAGCGCGGGCTGGAGCTCGCGGTGAAGAACCGGTGGCGGAACATCTCCATCGAGGGCGACTTCAAGACGGCCGTCGACGCCATCGCTAGCCGCGCGCGCATCAGGGCAAAGAAGGATCTGGGCCAGTGGAGGAAGATCGCCGGGCTGCTGCCGCGTCTCGGCAAGACCACCGTGTCGCATGTTGTCAGGAAAGGGAATAAAGTTGCCCATGGCTTTGCCAAGCTCGGGTACGAGGAGGCGGCGATGAGGCAGCGGGTGTGGCGCGACGTGCCGCCGGAGGAGGTTCTCCAGTACCTTGAGCGAGACGCCCAGaggaaatactccctccgtgcagAAATATAA